From Monomorium pharaonis isolate MP-MQ-018 chromosome 9, ASM1337386v2, whole genome shotgun sequence, the proteins below share one genomic window:
- the LOC105840244 gene encoding DNA primase small subunit — protein MSEISNLLDLLPVYYSRLFPFADYYRWLSYGNVTTFNRREFSFTLSDDIYIRYQSFNDQKGLSDEIKRLLPHKIDIGAVYNTQPKDQRRGPNFHPVERELVFDIDMTDYDEVRTCCKGADICGKCWKFMSLACKILDSALRLDFGYKHILWVFSGRRGIHCWVCDSTARALQAQVRAAVAEYLQIIGGGEFMKKKVHLASDKIHHSVKRALDIIDPIFIEMCVKEQNMLGTEEAIEKFLLILPNDEDRQEVKALFNKESTSEARWNVFIQYIDSKRTGGDRKWYLYRHLIEEIKLQYSYPRLDINVSKGLNHLLKSPFCVHPKTGKICIPFTASAVDKFDLDKVPTIMTLIEEINAYDVKDKAEEETYDLNKKRIKDYKKTSLNKSLHVFQEFLRHLEAERREQRLKGKISADSMEF, from the exons ATGAGTGAAATTTCGAATTTGCTTGACTTATTACCAGTTTATTATTCAAGACTGTTTCCTTTTGCCGACTATTATAGATGGCTGAGTTATGGAAATG ttactACTTTTAACAGGAGGGAATTCTCGTTCACCCTCTCGGACGatatttatatacgttacCAGTCTTTCAATGATCAGAAGGGACTGTCGGATGAAATCAAGAGACTATTGCCACATAAAATAGACATAGGAGCAGTTTATAACACTCA aCCAAAAGATCAAAGAAGAGGTCCTAATTTTCATCCAGTTGAGAGAGAATTGGTGTTTGATATAGACATGACTGATTACGATGAAGTAAGAACATGTTGCAAAGGGGCAGACATTTGTGGTAAATGTTGGAAGTTTATGTCACTTGCCTGCAAGATACTAGACAGTGCGCTGAGAT TGGATTTTGGATACAAACACATTTTGTGGGTATTCTCTGGCAGAAGAGGTATTCATTGCTGGGTATGTGACTCCACAGCACGCGCTTTGCAGGCGCAAGTACGGGCGGCGGTCGCTGAATATTTACAGATTATAGGTGGAGGTGAATTTATGAAGAAGAAAGTACATCTCGCGAGCGATAAAATTCACCATTCTGTCAA GCGTGCTCTCGATATAATCGATCCTATTTTCATTGAAATGTGTGTCAAAGAGCAAAATATGTTGGGCACGGAAGAAGCAATCGAAAAGTTTCTTCTAATACTGCCTAATGATGAAGATAGACAAGAAGTAAAGGCGTTATTCAACAAGGAAAGTACCAGTGAAGCGAGGTGGAAcgtatttatacaatatatcgACTCTAAACGAACAGGG ggGGACCGAAAATGGTATTTGTATCGTCACCTAATTGAAgagataaaattacaatattcatATCCAAGATTAGACATAAATGTCAGCAAAGGCTTAAATCACTTGTTGAAATCTCCATTTTGCGTCCATCCGAAAACTGGCAAAATTTGTATTCCGTTCACTGCGAGTGCAGTGGACAAATTCGATCTTGACAAGGTCCCTACGATAATGACGCTGATAGAGGAGATCAATGCGTACGATGTGAAAGACAAGGCTGAAGAAGAAACGTACGATTTAAACAAAAAGCGCATtaaagattacaaaaaaacaAGCTTGAACAAGTCTCTGCATGTTTTCCAAGAATTCTTACGACACTTGGAAGCTGAGCGACGGGAACAGAgattaaaaggaaaaa TTTCAGCTGACAGTATGGAATTTTAA
- the LOC105840330 gene encoding light-inducible protein CPRF2, translating to MSSDMNLFDFLDDTFLKGDVKELFVDHNYSDVIAAEECPTNPDDLFASILKMEEEDPLDFSLIGKDLETIASSSSDSGLSSALSLSYEQQLSPFLSSRTDNNEEEEIGNNSNLSSPQQDFMELEPAASPSLASVDSPVRSVMSSNIGSPTNDVVEEMDYEQSLVAIVTPNNTMPCSDASIAAEQPVVDIDSASKQQVQVNTPQENTVNVRNLTCNGKRNIRQLIRVTPMGSGNPRSILLPVSLKDMKEVRTIKIMTTQAKNLKGFKINQANIINKPIQMTIKQEDSGSEKGTSSDEVTSETDSAYPRLKLNDEEKRLLQKEGITLPSHYPLTKHEERELKRIRRKIRNKISAQDSRKRKKEYVDGLEDRVKKCTQENETLLKRIKVLQSQNQSLAGQLKRLQAIIQKSNKSAQPATCLMVLLLSLALVALPNLRPHSNNNNDLTQEQEQPEKTSLAGRSRTLLYTKQLMDEDLQQYGEELLQEVEGLLDHDYSPVIQMPFYKRPRIDNEPTPKYISSMNHVGGTLGLKPDLGVSKMKKQYIEPPLDDIWPPPNPGGIQKTVTVDKLETVTNEFKINISDTEGTRTVLVKMPHDK from the exons ATGTCGTCAGACATGAATCTGTTTGACTTTCTGGACGACACGTTTCTCAAGGGGGACGTTAAGGAACTGTTCGTCGATCATAATTACAGTGACGTCATCGCG GCAGAGGAATGCCCGACGAATCCCGACGACCTGTTCGCCTCGATCCTGAAGATGGAGGAGGAGGACCCCCTGGACTTCAGCCTGATCGGGAAAGACCTGGAGACGATTGCGTCCTCCTCGTCGGACAGCGGTCTCTCCAGCGCGTTGAGTCTCTCCTACGAACAGCAATTGAGTCCGTTTCTCTCGTCGCGGACAGACAACAATGAGGAGGAGGAGATCGGCAATAACTCCAACTTGAGCAGTCCGCAGCAGGATTTTATGGAGTTGGAGCCTGCGGCCAGTCCATCCTTGGCCAGCGTGGATAGCCCCGTAAGATCTGTCATGAGTTCGAATATTGGCTCGCCAACCAATGACGTAGTCGAAGAGATGGATTACGAGCAATCCCTGGTTGCCATTGTAACGCCGAACAATACCATGCCGTGTTCGGATGCTTCTATCGCTGCGGAACAACCGGTCGTTGATATCG ATTCAGCGTCTAAACAGCAAGTGCAGGTCAATACGCCACAAGAGAATACCGTGAACGTTCGTAATCTGACGTGTAACGGCAAGCGAAATATTCGACAACTGATACGCGTCACTCCAATGGGTTCCGGTAATCCACGGTCTATCCTATTGCCCGTGAGCCTGAAAGACATGAAGGAGGTCCGAACTATTAAGATCATGACAACACAggcgaaaaatttgaaaggcTTCAAGATCAACCAAGCAAACATTATCAATAAACCTATTCAG atgACGATCAAACAAGAGGATTCTGGCAGTGAAAAGGGCACTTCCAGTGATGAAGTGACGTCGGAAACAGATTCAGCTTATCCACGCCTAAAGTTAAATGACGAGGAGAAGCGATTATTGCAAAAAGAGGGCATTACATTACCCAGTCACTATCCGCTGACGAAACACGAGGAGCGTGAATTAAAGAGGATCAGACGCAAAATCCGTAATAAGATATCCGCGCAGGACTCTCGCAAAAGGAAAAAGGAGTACGTGGATGGTTTGGAAGATCGTGTGAAAAAGTGTACACAGGAGAATGAAACTTTATTGAAACGGATCAAAGTCTTACAATCGCAAAATCAGAGTCTGGCTGGTCAGTTAAAGAGATTACAAGCAATCATACAAAAGAGCAACAAGAGCGCTCAACCAGCAACTTGTCTGATGGTCTTGTTGCTTTCGTTAGCTCTTGTGGCTTTACCAAATTTGCGACCACATTCCAACAATAACAACGATTTAACACAAGAACAGGAGCAACCAGAGAAAACGTCACTCGCAG gtCGCTCGAGGACTTTATTGTACACGAAGCAGCTAATGGACGAAGACCTACAGCAATACGGCGAAGAGCTATTGCAGGAGGTCGAGGGCCTTCTAGATCATGATTACAGCCCAGTAATTCAAATGCCTTTCTACAAACGTCCTCGCATTGACAACGAACCTACTCCTAAGTACATCTCTTCTATGAATCATGTGGGAGGAACGCTTGGTTTAAAACCAGATCTTGGTGTCTCAAAAATGAAGAAACAATATATTGAACCTCCATTGGATGATATATGGCCACCGCCTAATCCAGGCGGCATCCAAAAAACAGTTACCGTGGATAAGCTTGAAACGGTTACTAACGAGTTTAAGATTAACATCTCCGATACTGAAGGCACCAGAACAGTTCTTGTCAAGATGCCTCATGATAAGTAA